The Actinomycetota bacterium genome includes the window GAGGAGCCCGAGCACTCTGTTGAGGAGTGCCGGGAGCGAGACAACACCTTCTCCCGCAAGCTCCACGTCCAGGCCGAGTTCCAGAACCGCACCACCGGTGAGATCAAGTCCCAGTCGGTCTTCATGGGCGACTTCCCGGTCATGACCGACCAGGGCACCTTCATCATCAACGGCACCGAGCGCGTGGTCACCTCCCAGCTGGTCCGCTCGCCCGGCGTCATCTTCGAGCAGGAGCCCGACAAGACCCTCGACAAGCTGCTCACCTCCTGCCGGGTCATCCCGGCCAGGGGCGCCTGGCTCGAGTTCGACGTCGACAAGAAGGACACCGTCGGCGTCCGCCTCGACCGCAAGCGCCGCCTGCCCGTGACCGTGCTGCTGCGCGGCCTCGGCATGGGCGACGAGCAGATCCGCGAGCGCTTCGGCGAGTCCGAGACCATGATGGGCACGCTCGAGAAGGACCACACCAAGACCGAAGAGGACGCGCTGGTCGAGATCTACCGGCGCCTGCGCCCGGGCGAGCCGCCCAGCGCCGAGTCCGGCCGCCAGCTCCTGCACGGCCTCTTCTTCCAGCCCAAGCGCTACGACCTGGCCAAGGTCGGCCGCTACAAGATCAACAAGAAGCTGGGCCTCGACCCCGAGCAGCACACCGCCCTCACCCTGACCACCGACGACGTGGTGGCCACCGTCGACTACCTGGTCCGGCTGCACGAGGGCGACCCCTCGACCAGCACCGACGACCAGGACCACTTCGGCAACCGGCGGCTGCGCTCGGTGGGCGAGCTCGTCCAGAACCAGGTCCGCATCGGCCTGTCGCGGATGGAGCGGGTCGTGCGCGAGCGCATGACCACCCAGGACGCCGAGGCGATCACCCCCCAGACGCTGATCAACATCCGTCCGGTGGTGGCCGCCATCAAGGAGTTCTTCGGCACCTCCCAGCTCAGCTCGTTCATGGACCAGACCAACCCGCTGGCCGCCCTGACCAACCGGCGGCGCCTGTCGGCGCTGGGGCCGGGCGGCCTGTCGCGCGAGCGGGCCGGATTCGAGGTCCGCGACGTCCACCCGTCCCACTACGGCCGCATGTGCCCGATCGAGACCCCCGAGGGTCCCAACATCGGCCTCATCGGCAACCTGTCGACCTACGCCCGCATCAACGAGTACGGCTTCGTCGAGACCCCGTACCGCAAGGTGGTCAACGGCCGGGTCACCGACCAGGTCGACTACCTGACCGCCGACGACGAGGACCTGCACGTGATCGCGCAGGCCAACGCGGCCGTCGACACCAAGGGCCACTTCACCACCGACCGCGTGCTGGTCCGCCAGGGCAGCCGCTCGGCCGGCGTGTCCAGCCAGCGCTCGGCCAGCCGGGCCGAGTTCGGCACCGGCCAGGCCGCCGGGGTCACCGGCGAGGTGGCCAACGTCCCGCCCGACGAGGTCGACTACATGGACGTCAGCCCCCGGCAGATGGTGTCGGTGGCCACCGCCCTGATCCCGTTCCTGGAGCACGACGACGCCAACCGGGCCCTGATGGGGGCCAACATGCAGCGCCAGGCCGTGCCCCTGCTCCGCTCCGAGGCGCCGCTGGTCGGCACCGGCATGGAGCGGCGGGTGGCGATCGACGCCGGCGCGGTGGTCGTCGCCGACGCCCCCGGCACGGTCGAGGACGTCACCGCCGACCAGGTCACCGTCCGCCACGCCGACGGCTCGGCCAAGGTCTACCGGATGCGCAAGTTCGAGCGCTCCAACCAGGGCACCTGCATCAACCAGAAGCCGATCGTGGTCGAGGGCACCAAGGTGGCCGCCGGCGACGTGCTGGCCGACGGGCCCTGCACCGACGACGGCGAGCTCGCGCTGGGCAAGAACCTCCTGGTCGCCTTCATGCCCTGGGAGGGCCACAACTACGAGGACGCCATCATCCTCTCCGAGCGCCTGGTCAAGGACGACGTCCTCACCTCGATCCACATCGAGGAGCACGAGGTCGACGCCCGCGACACCAAGCTCGGGGCCGAGGAGATCACCCGCGACATCCCCAACGTCTCCGAGGACGTGCTCAAGGACCTCGACGAGCGGGGCATCATCCGCATCGGGGCCGAGGTCGACCCCGGCGACGTCCTGGTCGGCAAGGTCACGCCCAAGGGCGAGACCGAGCTGACCCCCGAGGAGCGCCTGCTGCGGGCCATCTTCGGGGAGAAGGCCCGCGAGGTCCGCGACACCTCCCTGAAGGTGCCCCACGGCGAGACCGGCAAGGTCATCGGCGTGCGGGTGTTCTCCCGCGAGGCCGGCGACGACCTCAACCCCGGCGTCAACCAGCTGGTCCGGGTCTACGTCGCCCAGAAGCGCAAGATCTCCGACGGCGACAAGCTGGCCGGCCGCCACGGCAACAAGGGCGTCATCTCCAAGATCCTCCCCGAGGAGGACATGCCCTTCCTGGCCGACGGCACCCCGATCGACGTCATCCTCAACCCGCTCGGCGTGCCGAGCCGGATGAACATCGGCCAGGTGCTGGAGACGCACCTGGGCTGGGTGGCCGCCCACGGCTGGTCGTTCCAGACCCTGCCCGGCTGGGCCAAGGAGACCGGCTGGTCCAAGGAGCAGGGCCGCCAGGACGTGACCGTGCCGCTGGCCACCCCGGTGTTCGACGGGGCCAACGAGGCGGCCATCGAGGACCTGCTCACGGCCACCCTCGGCACCTACGAGGACCCGGTCGACGGCCAGACCCACAAGCTGGTCGACGCCGAGGGCAAGGCGGTGCTGTTCGACGGCCGCACCGGGGAGCCGTACCCGACCCCGGTGACCGTCGGCTACATCTACATCATGAAGCTGCTGCACCTGGTGGACGACAAGATCCACGCCCGCTCCACCGGTCCCTACTCGATGATCACCCAGCAGCCGCTGGGCGGGAAGGCGCAGTTCGGCGGCCAGCGCTTCGGCGAGATGGAGGTCTGGGCCCTTGAGGCCTACGGCGCCGCCTACGCCCTGCAGGAGCTGCTCACCATCAAGTCCGACGACGTCCTGGGCCGGGTCAAGGTCTACGAGGCGATCGTCAAGGGCGAGAACATCCCCGAGCCCGGCATCCCCGAGTCCTTCAAGGTGCTGATCAAGGAGATGCAGTCGCTCTGCCTGAACGTCGAGGTGCTCTCGGCCGAGGGCCAGGAGATCGAGATGCGGGAGACCGACGAGGACGTGTTCAGAGCCGCCGAGGAACTGGGGATCGACCTGTCCCGGCGGGAGCCCTCTTCGGTCGAGGAGGTCTAAGTGCTCGACGTCAACTACTTCGACGAGCTGCGGATCGGCCTGGCCACGGCCGAGCAGATCCGCATGTGGTCAAACGGTGAGGTCCGCAAGCCGGAGACGATCAACTACCGCACCCTCAAGCCCGAGAAGGACGGCCTGTTCTGCGAGAAGATCTTCGGGCCGACGCGGGACTGGGAGTGCTACTGCGGCAAGTACAAGCGCGTCCGCTTCAAGGGCATCATCTGTGAGCGTTGCGGCGTCGAGGTCACCCGGGCCAAGGTGCGGCGCGAGCGCATGGGCCACATCGAGCTGGCCGCGCCCGTCACCCACATCTGGTACGTCAAGGGCGTGCCGAGCCGGCTCGGGTACCTGCTCGACATGGCCCCCAAGGACCTCGAGAAGATCATCTACTTCGCCGCCAACGTGGTGACCTGGGTCGACGACGACCGCCGCCACGAGGACCTGCCGCGGATCGAGACCGAGATCGGCCACGAGCGCGAGCAGGTCGAGGTCGACAAGCAGAAGCGCGAGGAGGAGATCAAGGCCCAGCTGGAGGCCAACCTGGCCGAGCTGGAGGCCCAGGGGGCCAAGTCCGACCAGCGCCGCAAGGCCCGGAACGAGGCCGAGCGGGCGTTCAAGGACGTGCGCGAGAAGGCCGCAACCCGCCTGGAGCTGCTCGAGCGCATCCTGGACGTGTTCAAGAACATGGCCCCCAAGCAGCTCCTGGCCGACGACCAGTACTACCGGGAGCTGCGCGACCGCTTCGGCGAGTACTTCTCGGCCGGCATGGGCGCCGACGCCATCAAGGACCTGCTCCTGCGCGAGGGGATCGAGGAGGAGCAGGCCCGCCTGCGCGAGGTCATCGCCACCTCCAAGGGCCAGAAGCAGCAGCGGGCCATCAAGCGGCTGCGGGTCGTGTCGGCCTTCATCGGCCGGCGCAACTCGCCGCTGGGCATGGTGCTGGACTGCGTCCCGGTGATCCCGCCCGACC containing:
- a CDS encoding DNA-directed RNA polymerase subunit beta → MSDPRTSTSSRLSFGKIPEILPIPDLIAIQRQSFEWLITDGLRETFDEISPIEDFTGQMALTFGEHRFEEPEHSVEECRERDNTFSRKLHVQAEFQNRTTGEIKSQSVFMGDFPVMTDQGTFIINGTERVVTSQLVRSPGVIFEQEPDKTLDKLLTSCRVIPARGAWLEFDVDKKDTVGVRLDRKRRLPVTVLLRGLGMGDEQIRERFGESETMMGTLEKDHTKTEEDALVEIYRRLRPGEPPSAESGRQLLHGLFFQPKRYDLAKVGRYKINKKLGLDPEQHTALTLTTDDVVATVDYLVRLHEGDPSTSTDDQDHFGNRRLRSVGELVQNQVRIGLSRMERVVRERMTTQDAEAITPQTLINIRPVVAAIKEFFGTSQLSSFMDQTNPLAALTNRRRLSALGPGGLSRERAGFEVRDVHPSHYGRMCPIETPEGPNIGLIGNLSTYARINEYGFVETPYRKVVNGRVTDQVDYLTADDEDLHVIAQANAAVDTKGHFTTDRVLVRQGSRSAGVSSQRSASRAEFGTGQAAGVTGEVANVPPDEVDYMDVSPRQMVSVATALIPFLEHDDANRALMGANMQRQAVPLLRSEAPLVGTGMERRVAIDAGAVVVADAPGTVEDVTADQVTVRHADGSAKVYRMRKFERSNQGTCINQKPIVVEGTKVAAGDVLADGPCTDDGELALGKNLLVAFMPWEGHNYEDAIILSERLVKDDVLTSIHIEEHEVDARDTKLGAEEITRDIPNVSEDVLKDLDERGIIRIGAEVDPGDVLVGKVTPKGETELTPEERLLRAIFGEKAREVRDTSLKVPHGETGKVIGVRVFSREAGDDLNPGVNQLVRVYVAQKRKISDGDKLAGRHGNKGVISKILPEEDMPFLADGTPIDVILNPLGVPSRMNIGQVLETHLGWVAAHGWSFQTLPGWAKETGWSKEQGRQDVTVPLATPVFDGANEAAIEDLLTATLGTYEDPVDGQTHKLVDAEGKAVLFDGRTGEPYPTPVTVGYIYIMKLLHLVDDKIHARSTGPYSMITQQPLGGKAQFGGQRFGEMEVWALEAYGAAYALQELLTIKSDDVLGRVKVYEAIVKGENIPEPGIPESFKVLIKEMQSLCLNVEVLSAEGQEIEMRETDEDVFRAAEELGIDLSRREPSSVEEV